One Spinacia oleracea cultivar Varoflay chromosome 4, BTI_SOV_V1, whole genome shotgun sequence DNA segment encodes these proteins:
- the LOC110775571 gene encoding pentatricopeptide repeat-containing protein At1g53600, mitochondrial: protein MLKPSTLFGQRGFIFSCFDKLIFTYSTRPTPQTHQNYYHLRPDDSYKEQNYEQSIVYSNSQITKFGRCGSTQEAEMVFNRMPVKTVITWTALISAYVENGELAKARKVFDEMPQRNIASWNAMITGYMRNGVGVNEACELFNRMPDRNAVSYTVMVTGFAYAFMFQEAVRLYNDMPRTWREPVCSNALICGYLKAGKLNEALQVFSGMVEKDVVSWTSMIDGYCRKGYTEKARELFNMMPVKNVVSWTAIIRGYMRDGNFIDGFLLFLSMRREKIVRVNPMTLTTIIDACANSGRFVEACQSHGLGLRMGFECDVILCNALISMYGKFGCLDASIKLFNLISEKDIFSWNSMIASYVHAKQIEEAYGLFQIMPRRDVVSWTTMIGGFCVKGDMDKLIHLFNLMPHKDDVTWTTAISGLVNNERPAEAIHWYIRMARGSFRANVFTLSTVISAAACLADLIIGLQLHAQVVKMAMEFDLSVQNSLVTMYSKCGDISDAYSVFMKIASPNVISFNSMITGYAYNGLGQESLHLFKQMENERLQPNEITFLGILSACIHMGFVEQGQEYFRLMKSTYHVEPGPDHYSCMIDLFGRAGLLDQAVDMIHSMPFEPHAGVWGALLTAAQSLLRLDIAELAAEEILRLEPNNATPHVVMSKIYSILGEKEAEEVRWTQKSKGILKTPGCSWIPGDRKQ from the coding sequence ATGTTGAAACCGAGTACACTTTTTGGTCAAAGAGGcttcattttctcatgttttgACAAGTTAATCTTCACTTATAGTACAAGACCAACTCCTCAAACCCACCAAAATTATTATCATCTTAGACCTGATGACTCCTACAAAGAGCAGAATTATGAACAATCAATTGTATATTCAAATTCTCAAATCACCAAATTTGGAAGATGTGGTTCTACCCAAGAAGCAGAAATGGTGTTCAATCGTATGCCAGTTAAAACCGTCATTACTTGGACTGCTCTGATTTCGGCATATGTTGAAAATGGGGAGCTTGCGAAAGCACGGAAGGTGTTCGATGAAATGCCTCAACGAAATATTGCGTCTTGGAATGCTATGATCACGGGTTATATGCGGAATGGGGTTGGAGTTAATGAAGCTTGTGAGTTGTTTAATAGGATGCCGGACCGAAATGCTGTATCTTATACTGTCATGGTCACTGGTTTCGCCTATGCATTTATGTTTCAGGAGGCCGTGAGATTGTACAATGATATGCCAAGAACTTGGCGTGAGCCTGTTTGTTCTAATGCTTTGATTTGTGGGTATTTAAAGGCAGGTAAGTTGAATGAAGCTCTTCAGGTTTTTTCGGGGATGGTAGAAAAGGATGTTGTTTCATGGACGTCAATGATTGATGGGTATTGTAGAAAAGGATATACTGAGAAAGCTAGAGAATTGTTCAATATGATGCCTGTGAAGAATGTAGTTTCTTGGACAGCAATTATTAGAGGGTATATGAGGGATGGAAATTTCATAGATGGGTTTCTTCTGTTTTTGTCTATGAGGAGAGAAAAGATTGTAAGGGTTAATCCTATGACTTTAACTACAATTATTGATGCTTGTGCTAACAGTGGTAGATTTGTAGAAGCTTGTCAATCCCATGGATTAGGTTTGCGGATGGGATTTGAGTGTGATGTAATATTGTGCAACGCTCTCATCAGCATGTATGGTAAATTTGGTTGTCTAGATGCTTCCATTAAGCTGTTCAACTTAATTAGTGAGAAAGATATATTCTCTTGGAATTCCATGATTGCATCCTATGTTCACGCTAAACAAATTGAAGAAGCTTATGGTCTTTTCCAAATTATGCCCAGAAGAGATGTTGTTTCTTGGACAACAATGATTGGAGGGTTTTGTGTAAAAGGTGATATGGATAAATTAATCCATTTGTTTAATTTGATGCCGCATAAAGATGATGTTACTTGGACTACTGCCATTTCTGGATTGGTTAACAATGAGAGACCTGCTGAAGCTATTCATTGGTATATTAGGATGGCTCGAGGATCCTTCAGAGCAAATGTTTTTACTTTGAGCACCGTGATCAGTGCTGCTGCTTGTTTAGCTGATTTAATCATTGGCTTGCAACTTCATGCTCAAGTTGTGAAGATGGCTATGGAGTTTGATTTATCGGTTCAAAATTCATTGGTGACAATGTACTCAAAATGTGGAGATATTTCTGATGCATATAGTGTCTTCATGAAGATTGCTTCACCCAATGTCATTTCTTTTAACTCGATGATCACAGGCTACGCCTACAATGGTCTTGGACAAGAATCACTTCACTTATTTAAACAAATGGAGAATGAGAGGCTGCAACCTAACGAAATCACCTTCCTTGGTATTCTTTCTGCCTGCATACACATGGGTTTTGTTGAACAAGGTCAAGAGTATTTTAGATTGATGAAGTCCACTTACCATGTAGAGCCAGGGCCTGATCACTATTCATGCATGATTGATCTCTTTGGCCGAGCAGGATTGCTTGACCAAGCAGTTGATATGATCCATTCAATGCCATTTGAACCTCATGCTGGAGTTTGGGGAGCACTTCTGACTGCTGCACAGTCCCTCTTGCGTCTTGATATTGCAGAGCTTGCAGCAGAAGAAATTTTGAGACTGGAACCTAATAATGCAACCCCACATGTTGTTATGTCAAAGATATACTCCATTTTAGGAGAAAAGGAGGCTGAAGAGGTCAGATGGACACAAAAATCAAAGGGTATACTAAAAACTCCAGGCTGTAGTTGGATTCCTGGTGACAGAAAACAGTAA